A part of Pseudomonas sp. HR96 genomic DNA contains:
- the polA gene encoding DNA polymerase I, translating into MSHAPLVLVDGSSYLYRAFHALPPLANSKGMPTGAVKGVLNMLKSLRRQYPDSPFAVVFDAKGGTFRDELFAEYKANRPSMPDDLRVQIEPLHAAVRALGYPLLCVDNVEADDVIGTLARSSAAADRPVVISTGDKDMAQLVDGHITLVNTMTGSVLDIAGVKEKFGVGPEHIIDYLALMGDKVDNIPGVPGVGEKTAVGLLVGIGGGLAELYANLDKVAALPIRGAKNLAAKLEEHRAAAFMSYELATIKIDVPLDVQVDQLMCAEPDHQALLELYTDLEFRSWVDDVQREAKREGEVIAEVEPIVEVPVNYETVLDQARFDVWLEKLRQADLFAFDTETTGLDAQRAQLVGLSFAVAAHEACYIPLTHSYMGVPEQLDRDQVLLALKPLLEDPLKAKIGQNAKYDINILANCAIGGDPDNAIRVQGVKFDTMLESYVLDSTATRHDMDSLAYKYLNHTTVKFEDIAGKGAKQLTFDQISLEQAGPYAAEDADVTLRLHQLFQGKLAAIPTLDSVLDGIEMPLVPVLAKIERQGALVDAKLLGIQSVELGEKMVALEREAFEIAGEEFNLGSPKQLGVILYEKLGLPIISKTAKGQASTAEAVLAELAEQDYPLPKVLMQYRSMSKLKSTYTDRLPEQINPRTGRIHTSYHQAVTATGRLSSSDPNLQNIPIRTAEGRRIRQAFVAPPGYKLLAADYSQIELRIMAHLAQDEGLLHAFRNDLDVHRATAAEVFGVELEAVTTDQRRSAKAINFGLIYGMSAFGLAKQLGVDRKQSQDYIDRYFTRYPGVLDYMERTRAQAAEQGFVETLFGRRLYVPDINAKNPALRKGAERTAINAPMQGTAADIIKRAMVAVDGWLGLSSLDARVILQVHDELVLEVREELVEQVSAQIRPHMSGAAQLDVPLLVEVGVGNNWDEAH; encoded by the coding sequence ATGAGCCACGCACCCCTCGTTCTGGTGGACGGTTCGTCCTATCTGTACCGGGCGTTCCACGCCCTGCCGCCGTTGGCCAACTCCAAGGGCATGCCCACCGGTGCGGTGAAGGGCGTGCTGAACATGCTCAAGAGCCTGCGCCGGCAGTACCCCGACAGCCCGTTCGCGGTAGTCTTCGACGCCAAGGGCGGGACCTTTCGCGACGAGCTGTTCGCCGAGTACAAGGCCAACCGCCCGAGCATGCCCGACGACCTGCGCGTGCAGATCGAGCCGCTGCATGCCGCCGTCAGGGCCCTCGGCTACCCGTTGCTGTGCGTCGACAACGTCGAGGCCGACGACGTCATCGGCACCCTGGCGCGCAGCAGTGCCGCTGCCGACCGTCCGGTGGTGATTTCCACCGGCGACAAGGACATGGCGCAGCTGGTCGATGGCCACATCACCCTGGTCAACACCATGACCGGCAGCGTGCTGGACATCGCCGGGGTGAAGGAAAAGTTCGGTGTCGGCCCAGAGCACATCATCGACTACCTGGCATTGATGGGCGACAAGGTCGACAACATCCCCGGCGTGCCGGGCGTGGGTGAAAAAACCGCCGTGGGCCTTCTGGTGGGCATCGGCGGCGGCCTCGCCGAACTCTACGCCAACCTCGACAAGGTGGCTGCCCTGCCGATTCGTGGCGCGAAGAACCTGGCGGCCAAGCTCGAGGAGCACCGCGCAGCGGCGTTCATGTCCTACGAACTGGCCACCATCAAGATCGACGTGCCGCTGGACGTGCAGGTCGACCAGCTGATGTGCGCCGAGCCGGATCACCAGGCGCTGCTCGAGCTCTACACTGATCTGGAATTTCGCAGCTGGGTCGACGATGTTCAGCGCGAGGCCAAGCGTGAAGGCGAGGTCATCGCCGAGGTCGAGCCGATCGTCGAGGTGCCCGTCAACTACGAAACCGTGCTCGATCAGGCGCGTTTCGACGTCTGGCTGGAGAAGCTGCGCCAGGCCGACCTGTTCGCCTTCGACACCGAGACCACCGGCCTGGACGCCCAACGCGCGCAACTGGTCGGCCTGTCCTTCGCTGTAGCGGCCCACGAGGCCTGCTATATCCCGCTGACCCACTCCTATATGGGCGTGCCGGAGCAGTTGGACCGCGACCAGGTGCTGCTGGCGCTCAAGCCGCTGCTGGAAGATCCGCTGAAAGCGAAGATTGGCCAGAACGCCAAATACGACATCAACATCCTCGCCAATTGCGCCATCGGCGGTGACCCGGACAACGCCATCCGCGTGCAGGGCGTGAAGTTCGACACCATGCTCGAGTCCTACGTGCTGGACTCCACTGCCACCCGCCACGACATGGACAGCCTGGCCTACAAGTATCTGAACCACACCACGGTGAAGTTCGAGGACATCGCCGGCAAGGGCGCCAAGCAGCTGACCTTCGACCAGATCTCCCTGGAGCAGGCCGGTCCTTACGCCGCCGAGGATGCCGACGTGACGCTGCGCCTGCATCAGCTGTTCCAGGGCAAGCTGGCGGCGATCCCGACACTCGACTCGGTGCTCGACGGCATCGAAATGCCACTGGTGCCGGTGCTGGCAAAGATCGAACGCCAGGGCGCGCTGGTGGATGCCAAGCTGCTCGGTATACAGAGCGTCGAGCTGGGCGAGAAGATGGTCGCCCTCGAGCGCGAGGCTTTCGAAATCGCCGGCGAGGAGTTCAACCTCGGCTCACCCAAACAGCTGGGGGTGATCCTCTACGAGAAGCTCGGCCTGCCGATCATCAGCAAGACCGCCAAAGGCCAGGCCTCCACCGCCGAAGCGGTGTTGGCCGAGCTGGCCGAACAGGACTACCCGCTGCCCAAGGTGCTCATGCAGTATCGCTCCATGAGCAAGCTCAAAAGCACCTACACCGACCGCCTGCCGGAGCAGATCAACCCGCGCACCGGGCGCATCCATACGTCCTATCATCAGGCGGTGACAGCCACCGGCCGGCTGTCCTCCAGCGACCCGAACCTGCAGAACATCCCGATCCGCACCGCCGAGGGCCGGCGCATTCGCCAGGCCTTTGTCGCGCCGCCGGGCTACAAGCTGCTGGCGGCGGACTATTCGCAGATCGAGCTGCGCATCATGGCCCACCTGGCCCAGGACGAGGGCCTGCTGCATGCCTTCCGCAATGACCTGGACGTGCACCGCGCCACCGCCGCCGAGGTCTTTGGCGTCGAACTGGAGGCCGTGACCACCGACCAGCGCCGTAGCGCCAAGGCGATCAACTTCGGCTTGATCTACGGCATGAGTGCGTTCGGGCTGGCCAAACAGCTGGGGGTCGACCGCAAGCAGTCCCAGGACTACATTGACCGCTACTTCACTCGCTACCCCGGGGTGCTCGACTACATGGAGCGCACCCGCGCCCAGGCCGCCGAGCAGGGCTTCGTCGAAACCCTGTTCGGCCGGCGCCTGTACGTGCCGGACATCAACGCGAAGAACCCGGCGCTGCGCAAGGGCGCCGAGCGCACGGCGATCAATGCGCCGATGCAGGGCACCGCAGCGGACATCATCAAGCGCGCCATGGTCGCGGTCGACGGCTGGCTTGGCCTCTCCTCGCTGGACGCGCGGGTCATCCTTCAGGTCCACGACGAACTGGTGCTGGAAGTGCGCGAAGAGCTGGTCGAGCAGGTTAGCGCGCAGATCCGCCCGCACATGAGCGGGGCGGCGCAGCTGGACGTGCCATTGCTGGTCGAGGTGGGTGTGGGCAACAACTGGGACGAAGCGCATTGA
- the znuC gene encoding zinc ABC transporter ATP-binding protein ZnuC: MSDALIRLERVNVTLAGQNILSDIQLSVRPGEIVTLIGPNGAGKTTLVRAVLGLLQPDSGSVWRQPKLRIGYMPQKLHVDPTLPLSVLRFLRLVPGVDRSRALAALAEVGAEQVIDSPVQMISGGEMQRVLLARALLREPQLLVLDEPVQGVDVAGQAELYGLITRLRDRHGCGVLMVSHDLHLVMSTTDNVVCLNRHVCCSGHPEQVSGDPAFVELFGSHAPNLAVYHHHHDHAHDLHGAVVADAPARLKPYTPHVHGDDCTHG; this comes from the coding sequence ATGAGCGACGCGCTGATTCGCCTGGAGCGGGTCAATGTCACGCTGGCCGGGCAGAACATTCTCAGCGACATCCAGCTGAGCGTACGCCCAGGCGAGATCGTCACCCTGATCGGCCCCAACGGCGCCGGCAAGACCACCCTGGTGCGCGCCGTGCTCGGCCTGTTGCAACCCGACAGCGGCAGCGTCTGGCGCCAGCCGAAGCTGCGCATCGGCTACATGCCGCAGAAGCTGCACGTCGACCCGACCCTGCCGCTCTCAGTGCTGCGCTTTCTGCGTCTGGTACCCGGGGTCGATCGCTCGCGGGCGCTGGCGGCCCTGGCTGAAGTCGGTGCCGAACAGGTGATCGACAGCCCGGTGCAGATGATCTCCGGCGGCGAGATGCAACGCGTGCTGCTGGCCCGTGCGCTGCTGCGCGAGCCGCAACTGCTGGTGCTCGACGAGCCGGTACAGGGCGTCGACGTGGCCGGCCAGGCCGAGCTGTACGGGCTGATCACACGGCTGCGCGACCGTCACGGCTGCGGCGTGCTGATGGTCTCCCACGACCTGCACCTGGTGATGAGCACCACCGACAACGTGGTCTGCCTGAACCGCCACGTGTGCTGTTCCGGGCATCCCGAGCAGGTCAGCGGCGACCCGGCCTTCGTCGAGTTGTTCGGCAGCCACGCGCCGAACCTCGCCGTGTACCACCACCATCACGACCACGCCCACGACCTGCATGGCGCGGTCGTCGCCGACGCCCCGGCGCGGCTCAAGCCCTACACACCTCACGTCCACGGAGACGACTGCACGCATGGCTGA
- the zur gene encoding zinc uptake transcriptional repressor Zur, with translation MTLTPLASRPHDHSHCVHSALSEADVICARQGLRLTALRRRVLELVWQSHKPLGAYDILAVLSEEDGRRAAPPTVYRALDFLLENGLVHRIASLNAFMGCNRPEHAHQGQFLICRNCHVAVELEDKAISSAIVEGAQQVGFSVEAQTVEIVGLCANCRSTA, from the coding sequence ATGACTCTTACGCCACTGGCCAGCCGTCCTCACGACCACTCCCACTGCGTGCACAGCGCCCTGTCCGAGGCCGATGTGATCTGCGCGCGCCAGGGGCTGCGCCTGACCGCACTGCGCCGCCGCGTGCTGGAGCTGGTGTGGCAGAGCCATAAGCCGCTGGGTGCCTATGACATCCTAGCCGTGCTGAGCGAGGAAGACGGCCGCCGCGCGGCGCCGCCGACCGTGTACCGGGCGCTGGATTTCCTCCTGGAAAACGGCCTGGTCCACCGGATCGCCTCACTCAACGCCTTCATGGGCTGCAACCGCCCGGAGCATGCCCACCAGGGCCAGTTCCTGATCTGCCGCAACTGCCATGTGGCGGTCGAGCTGGAAGACAAGGCCATCAGCAGCGCCATCGTCGAGGGCGCTCAACAGGTCGGCTTCAGCGTCGAGGCGCAGACCGTGGAAATCGTCGGCCTGTGCGCCAACTGCCGGAGCACGGCATGA
- a CDS encoding PA5502 family lipoprotein: MKPFASRYLLLAVFSVLICACQSKPVEPAPAPAPDAWQQLQQNIASNELATAEDQLNALQAQSADDPRLEPLQRQLAEAYLERSKVVLQKGDVNAAATALSRARALMPKAPALTGGVNGAIAQARKAELDKTEAALKRAESRPPAKVLDPSVSVSYIPLVMTSGPQLRAQMGDIATDVVNYQCDVIVQVAQPGEYRRLAKLLKARVDGIQPDLQWKIGRRVEHGQPTQVILIPRPL, translated from the coding sequence ATGAAGCCGTTCGCCTCCCGTTATCTGCTCCTTGCCGTGTTTTCCGTGCTGATCTGCGCATGCCAGAGCAAGCCGGTGGAGCCCGCGCCGGCGCCCGCGCCCGACGCGTGGCAGCAGCTGCAGCAGAACATCGCCAGCAACGAGCTGGCCACCGCCGAGGACCAGCTGAATGCGCTACAGGCGCAATCGGCAGATGACCCGCGCCTTGAACCCTTGCAGCGCCAGCTGGCCGAGGCCTATCTGGAGCGCAGCAAGGTGGTGCTGCAAAAAGGTGACGTCAACGCCGCCGCCACGGCCCTGAGCCGCGCCCGTGCCTTGATGCCCAAGGCGCCGGCGCTCACCGGCGGTGTCAATGGCGCCATCGCCCAGGCGCGCAAGGCCGAACTGGACAAGACCGAAGCGGCCCTCAAGCGCGCCGAGTCACGCCCTCCGGCCAAGGTGCTCGACCCCAGCGTGTCGGTTTCCTACATTCCACTGGTCATGACCAGCGGCCCACAGCTGCGCGCGCAGATGGGCGATATCGCCACCGACGTGGTGAATTACCAATGCGATGTGATCGTGCAAGTGGCGCAGCCCGGGGAGTATCGGCGGTTGGCCAAGCTGTTGAAAGCGCGAGTGGATGGCATCCAGCCTGACCTGCAATGGAAAATCGGCCGCCGTGTAGAACACGGACAGCCGACTCAGGTAATACTGATTCCACGGCCGCTGTAA
- the katE gene encoding catalase HPII, with protein MKTKPPANTPSQAAGTDTPDRANHNAKTDSLEQFRSDATGQALRTNQGVKISDNQNTLKVGARGPSLLEDFIMREKITHFDHERIPERIVHARGTAAHGYFETYESHAALTKAGFLQDPAKKTPVFVRFSTVQGPRGSGDTVRDVRGFAVKFYTDEGNFDLVGNNMPVFFIQDAIKFPDFVHAVKPEPHNEIPTGGSAHDTFWDYVSLQPESAHMVIWAMSDRAIPKSLRTMQGFGIHTFRFVNAEGKGTFVKFHWKPKQGVCSLLWDEAQKLAGKDTDYHRRDLWESIEMGDYPEWEFGVQIVPEEDEHKFEFDILDPTKIIPEELVPVTPLGRMVLNRNPDNYFAETEQVAFCPGHIVPGLDFSNDPLLQGRLFSYTDTQISRLGGPNFHELPINRPVAPNHNNQRDAAHRMTIAKGRASYEPNSIDGGWPKETPPGPVDGGFESYPERIEAHKIRQRSESFNDHFSQARLFFQSMSTPEKEHIIAAYSFELGKVDREYIRARQVNEILANIDLELAARVATNLGLPVPKAGTVETPSMTLKASPALSQVNLLSGDIKTRKIAVLVADGVDAAAVDALKKAIQAEGAHVKVLGPTSAPVKTADGQSLPVDASAEGMPSIAFDAVWVPGGKASVQALSGNGVALHFLLEAYKHLKAIGASSDAKTLLDTLHLEADAGLIIGDDAKAHKAFIAVIAQHRVWAREPKAKAIPA; from the coding sequence ATGAAGACCAAGCCACCTGCCAACACCCCAAGCCAGGCCGCCGGCACCGACACCCCGGACCGCGCCAACCATAATGCCAAGACCGACAGCCTCGAGCAGTTCCGCTCCGACGCCACTGGCCAGGCCCTGCGCACCAACCAGGGCGTGAAGATCAGCGACAACCAGAACACCTTGAAAGTGGGTGCTCGCGGGCCGTCGCTGCTTGAAGACTTCATCATGCGCGAGAAGATCACGCATTTTGACCACGAGCGCATTCCCGAGCGTATCGTCCATGCCCGCGGCACTGCCGCCCACGGCTATTTCGAAACCTACGAATCGCACGCCGCGCTGACCAAGGCCGGCTTCCTGCAGGACCCGGCGAAGAAAACCCCGGTGTTCGTCCGCTTCTCCACCGTGCAGGGCCCGCGCGGTTCGGGTGACACCGTGCGCGACGTGCGCGGCTTCGCTGTGAAGTTCTACACCGACGAAGGCAACTTCGACCTGGTCGGCAACAACATGCCGGTGTTCTTCATCCAGGACGCGATCAAATTTCCGGACTTCGTGCACGCGGTCAAACCCGAGCCGCATAACGAGATCCCTACCGGCGGCTCCGCCCACGACACCTTCTGGGACTACGTCTCGCTGCAGCCCGAATCGGCGCATATGGTGATCTGGGCGATGTCCGACCGGGCCATCCCGAAAAGCCTGCGCACCATGCAGGGCTTCGGCATCCACACCTTCCGCTTCGTCAATGCCGAAGGCAAAGGCACCTTCGTCAAGTTCCACTGGAAGCCCAAGCAGGGCGTCTGCTCGCTGCTGTGGGACGAGGCGCAGAAGCTCGCGGGCAAGGACACCGACTACCACCGTCGTGACCTCTGGGAATCGATCGAGATGGGCGACTACCCCGAGTGGGAATTCGGCGTGCAGATCGTGCCGGAGGAAGACGAGCACAAGTTCGAGTTCGACATCCTCGACCCGACCAAGATCATCCCCGAGGAGCTGGTGCCCGTCACCCCGCTGGGACGCATGGTGCTCAACCGCAACCCGGACAACTACTTTGCCGAGACCGAGCAGGTCGCCTTCTGCCCTGGCCATATCGTGCCCGGCCTGGACTTCTCCAACGACCCGCTGCTGCAGGGCCGTCTGTTCTCCTACACCGACACGCAGATCAGCCGTCTTGGCGGGCCGAACTTCCACGAGTTGCCGATCAACCGGCCGGTCGCGCCGAACCACAACAACCAGCGTGATGCGGCGCACCGCATGACCATCGCCAAGGGTCGCGCTTCCTACGAGCCCAACTCGATCGATGGTGGCTGGCCCAAGGAAACGCCACCAGGCCCGGTTGATGGCGGCTTCGAGAGCTACCCGGAGCGCATCGAGGCGCACAAGATCCGTCAGCGCAGCGAGTCGTTCAACGACCACTTCTCCCAGGCGCGGCTGTTTTTCCAGAGCATGAGCACTCCGGAGAAGGAACACATCATCGCCGCCTACAGCTTCGAGCTGGGTAAAGTCGACCGCGAATACATCCGTGCCCGTCAGGTCAACGAGATCCTCGCCAACATCGACCTGGAGCTGGCTGCACGCGTGGCCACCAACCTCGGCCTGCCCGTGCCGAAAGCTGGCACTGTGGAAACGCCGTCCATGACGCTCAAGGCTTCGCCAGCGCTGAGCCAGGTCAACCTGCTGTCGGGCGACATCAAGACCCGCAAGATTGCCGTGCTGGTCGCCGATGGCGTCGATGCAGCAGCAGTGGATGCGTTGAAGAAGGCCATCCAGGCCGAAGGCGCGCATGTGAAGGTGCTGGGCCCGACTTCGGCACCGGTGAAGACCGCCGACGGCCAATCGCTGCCCGTGGATGCCTCGGCTGAAGGCATGCCGTCGATTGCGTTCGATGCGGTGTGGGTACCAGGCGGCAAGGCTTCGGTCCAAGCGCTGAGCGGCAACGGCGTGGCGCTGCACTTCCTGCTTGAGGCCTACAAGCACCTCAAGGCGATCGGTGCCAGCAGCGATGCCAAGACCCTGCTTGATACGCTGCATCTGGAGGCGGACGCCGGGCTGATCATTGGCGACGATGCGAAGGCCCACAAGGCCTTTATCGCCGTCATTGCCCAGCATCGGGTGTGGGCTCGTGAGCCGAAGGCCAAGGCCATTCCAGCCTGA
- a CDS encoding homoserine kinase, translating into MSVFTPLTRPQLETFIAPYGLGRLRDFQGIAAGTENSNFFVSLEHGEYVLTLVERGPVQDLPFFVELLEVLHQANLPVPYALPTTDGQALRELAGKPALLQPRLAGKHISQPNSQHCAQVGDLLGHIHTATREQILERRTDRGLDWMLEEGRKVGAQLSTSANALLTAALAEIEQHKARILALPRANLHGDLFRDNVLFEGTHLTGVIDFYNACSGPMLYDLAITVNDWCSSADGALDAPRARALLGAYATFRPFTAAEAELWPVMLRVACVRFWVSRLIAAQAFAGMDVLIHDPAQFEERLARRQAVNVALPFAL; encoded by the coding sequence ATGTCTGTGTTTACTCCGCTGACCCGGCCGCAGCTTGAAACCTTCATCGCGCCCTATGGCCTGGGCCGTCTGCGTGATTTCCAGGGGATTGCCGCTGGCACCGAGAACAGCAATTTCTTCGTCAGCCTGGAGCACGGCGAGTACGTGCTGACCCTGGTGGAGCGCGGCCCGGTGCAGGACCTGCCGTTCTTCGTCGAGCTGCTCGAAGTGCTGCACCAGGCCAACCTGCCGGTGCCCTATGCGCTGCCGACCACCGACGGCCAGGCCCTGCGCGAGCTGGCCGGCAAGCCGGCGCTGTTGCAACCGCGGCTGGCCGGCAAGCACATCAGCCAGCCCAACAGCCAGCACTGCGCCCAGGTCGGCGACCTGCTCGGGCACATCCACACCGCCACCCGCGAGCAGATCCTCGAGCGCAGGACCGACCGCGGCCTGGACTGGATGCTGGAAGAAGGGCGCAAGGTCGGCGCGCAGTTGAGCACCAGCGCCAACGCATTGCTGACGGCCGCGCTGGCCGAGATCGAGCAGCACAAGGCGCGCATCCTCGCGCTGCCGCGGGCCAACCTGCATGGCGATCTGTTTCGCGACAATGTGCTGTTCGAAGGCACGCACCTGACCGGCGTCATCGATTTCTACAATGCCTGCTCGGGGCCGATGCTGTATGACCTGGCAATCACCGTGAACGACTGGTGCAGCAGCGCCGACGGCGCGCTGGATGCACCCCGGGCGCGGGCGCTGCTGGGCGCCTACGCGACCTTCCGGCCGTTCACTGCCGCCGAGGCCGAGCTGTGGCCGGTGATGCTGCGCGTGGCGTGCGTCAGGTTCTGGGTCTCGCGGCTGATCGCGGCCCAGGCATTCGCCGGGATGGACGTGCTGATCCACGACCCGGCGCAGTTCGAAGAGAGGCTGGCGCGGCGCCAGGCGGTGAATGTGGCTCTGCCATTTGCGCTGTAA
- the yihA gene encoding ribosome biogenesis GTP-binding protein YihA/YsxC gives MQVKNPILGLCQQATFSLSAAKVEQCPDDEGFEVAFAGRSNAGKSSALNTLTHASLARTSKTPGRTQLLNFFALDDQRRLVDLPGYGYAKVPIPLKLHWQRHLEAYLGSRESLKGLILMMDIRHPMTDFDVLMLDWSIASHMPMHILLTKADKLTYGAAKNTLLKVQAEIRKGWGDAVSIQLFSAPKRMGLEDAYAVLARWMDLPDKVEAAAQGE, from the coding sequence ATGCAAGTCAAAAACCCGATTCTTGGTCTGTGCCAGCAGGCTACCTTTTCGCTCAGCGCCGCCAAGGTCGAGCAATGCCCGGACGACGAAGGCTTTGAAGTGGCCTTCGCCGGGCGTTCCAACGCCGGCAAGTCGAGCGCGCTGAACACCCTGACCCACGCCAGCCTGGCGCGCACCTCGAAAACCCCGGGGCGCACCCAGTTGCTCAACTTCTTCGCCCTGGACGACCAACGCCGCCTGGTCGACTTGCCTGGTTACGGCTACGCCAAGGTGCCGATCCCGCTCAAGCTGCACTGGCAGCGCCACCTGGAGGCCTATCTGGGCAGCCGGGAGAGTCTCAAGGGGTTGATCCTGATGATGGACATTCGCCATCCGATGACCGACTTCGACGTGCTGATGCTCGACTGGTCGATCGCCAGCCACATGCCGATGCACATTCTGCTGACCAAGGCCGACAAACTGACCTATGGCGCGGCCAAGAACACCCTGCTCAAGGTCCAGGCCGAGATCCGCAAGGGCTGGGGCGATGCCGTTTCCATCCAGCTGTTTTCCGCGCCCAAGCGCATGGGCCTGGAAGACGCCTATGCAGTGCTGGCCCGCTGGATGGACCTGCCGGATAAAGTCGAGGCAGCGGCGCAGGGCGAGTAG
- the znuB gene encoding zinc ABC transporter permease subunit ZnuB yields the protein MADFLLYALLAGLALAIVAGPLGSFVVWRRMAYFGDTLSHAALLGVALGFLLNVSPTLAVTVGCLLLAIVLVTLQNRQPLASDTLLGILAPSTLSLGLVALSFMHDVRIDLMAYLFGDLLAISPTDLYWILGGSAVVLALVLSLWRPLLAITVHEELARVEGLPVATLRMTLMLLIAIVIAVAMKIVGVLLITSLLIIPAAAAQRHARSPEQMALGASLLGVIAVCGGLALSWFKDTPAGPSIVVCAALLFLLSFALPRR from the coding sequence ATGGCTGATTTCCTGTTGTATGCCCTGCTTGCAGGCCTGGCGTTGGCGATAGTGGCCGGGCCCCTCGGCTCGTTCGTGGTGTGGCGGCGCATGGCCTACTTTGGCGACACCTTGTCGCATGCCGCGCTGCTCGGCGTGGCGCTGGGTTTTCTGCTCAACGTCAGCCCGACCCTGGCGGTCACCGTCGGCTGCCTGCTGCTGGCCATTGTCCTGGTGACCCTGCAGAACCGCCAGCCACTGGCCTCGGACACCTTGCTGGGCATTCTGGCGCCGAGCACCCTGTCGCTAGGGTTGGTGGCCTTGAGCTTCATGCACGACGTGCGCATCGACCTGATGGCCTATCTGTTCGGCGACCTGCTGGCCATCAGCCCGACCGACCTCTACTGGATTCTCGGTGGCAGCGCCGTGGTGCTGGCGTTGGTACTGAGCCTGTGGCGGCCATTGCTGGCGATCACCGTGCACGAGGAATTGGCGCGGGTCGAGGGGCTGCCGGTGGCGACCCTGCGCATGACCCTGATGCTGCTGATCGCCATTGTCATTGCCGTGGCCATGAAGATCGTCGGCGTGCTGCTGATCACCTCGCTGCTGATCATCCCTGCCGCTGCGGCCCAGCGCCACGCCCGCTCGCCGGAGCAGATGGCCCTGGGCGCCAGCCTGCTGGGGGTCATCGCCGTGTGCGGCGGCCTGGCACTGTCCTGGTTCAAGGACACCCCGGCCGGCCCCTCCATCGTGGTTTGCGCCGCCTTGCTGTTCCTGCTCAGCTTCGCCCTGCCACGGCGCTGA
- a CDS encoding zinc ABC transporter substrate-binding protein: MAAALPAQAQVTVLTSIKPLQLIAAAVEDGVGTADVLLPPGASPHNYALRPSDVRKVGEVDLLYWIGPDMEGFLPRVLKTRSKTTVAVQDLPGLKLRRFAQDSQSHADDADEHDHDHRPGSLDAHLWLSTFNARVIAARMAADLAAADPANAARYQSNAKAFGDRLDGVDSRIQARVDAIKGKPYFVFHEAFDYFEDAYGLKHTGVFSVAAEVQPGAQHVAAMRARLQEAGKTCVFSEPPMRPRLAETLTAGLPVKLAELDALGGYNEATSTGYELLIEKLGNDLAGCLESL, translated from the coding sequence ATGGCCGCAGCCCTGCCTGCCCAGGCCCAAGTCACGGTGCTCACCAGCATCAAGCCGTTGCAGCTGATAGCGGCTGCCGTCGAGGACGGTGTGGGCACTGCCGATGTGTTGCTGCCACCGGGCGCTTCGCCGCATAACTACGCGCTGCGGCCGTCCGATGTGCGCAAGGTCGGCGAAGTCGACCTGCTGTACTGGATCGGTCCGGACATGGAAGGATTCCTGCCGCGGGTGTTGAAAACCCGCAGCAAGACCACCGTGGCGGTGCAGGACTTGCCTGGCCTCAAGCTGCGACGTTTTGCCCAGGACAGCCAGTCGCATGCGGATGATGCGGACGAGCACGACCACGATCACCGCCCAGGTTCGCTGGATGCGCACTTGTGGCTGTCGACGTTCAATGCGCGGGTGATCGCCGCGCGCATGGCCGCCGACCTTGCTGCGGCCGACCCGGCCAACGCGGCGCGCTACCAGAGCAACGCCAAGGCCTTCGGCGACCGCCTCGATGGCGTCGACAGCCGCATACAGGCGCGCGTCGATGCGATCAAGGGCAAGCCGTATTTCGTCTTCCACGAGGCTTTCGATTATTTCGAGGACGCCTACGGGCTCAAGCACACCGGCGTGTTCAGTGTCGCCGCCGAAGTCCAGCCGGGTGCCCAGCACGTCGCGGCCATGCGCGCGCGCCTGCAGGAAGCAGGCAAGACCTGCGTGTTCAGCGAACCACCGATGCGCCCACGCCTGGCCGAGACCTTGACTGCCGGCCTGCCGGTGAAACTGGCCGAGCTGGATGCCTTGGGCGGCTACAACGAAGCCACCTCGACCGGTTATGAGCTGCTCATCGAGAAGCTGGGCAATGATCTGGCGGGCTGCCTGGAGTCGCTGTAA